In Trichocoleus desertorum NBK24, the following are encoded in one genomic region:
- a CDS encoding protein-glutamate O-methyltransferase CheR: MNNLEELEIQLLLEGVFRHYGFDFRNYALASIKRRIWNAVRAENLKSISGLQERLLHDPACLERFLLGLSVNVTSMFRDPTFYLAFRQKVVPLLRTYPFIRIWHAGCSTGEEVYSMAILLQEEGLYHRCRLYATDMNESVLRQAKAGIFPIHLMQEYTQLYLKAGGKYSFSEYYTAAYDSAIFRSTLKENLIFSQHNLATDGSFNEFNVILCRNVLIYFNNTLQDRVHQLLYESLGTFGILGLGQQETLSLTKYEDRYEELESREKLYRRIQ; this comes from the coding sequence ATGAACAACCTTGAGGAACTAGAGATTCAGTTGCTATTGGAAGGAGTATTCCGTCACTATGGATTTGATTTTCGCAACTACGCCTTAGCCTCTATCAAAAGGAGGATTTGGAACGCAGTTCGGGCCGAAAACTTGAAGAGCATCTCTGGTCTTCAGGAAAGACTACTGCATGACCCTGCATGCTTAGAGCGATTTCTCCTCGGTCTTTCGGTGAATGTCACCTCCATGTTTCGTGATCCCACCTTTTATCTAGCTTTTCGGCAAAAGGTGGTGCCGCTATTACGCACCTATCCGTTTATTCGGATTTGGCATGCGGGCTGCTCTACGGGGGAGGAAGTTTATTCGATGGCTATCTTGTTGCAGGAAGAAGGGCTATATCACCGCTGTCGTCTTTATGCCACAGATATGAATGAATCGGTTCTACGCCAAGCAAAGGCAGGCATCTTTCCCATCCACCTGATGCAGGAATACACGCAGCTCTATCTCAAGGCAGGGGGGAAGTACTCATTCTCTGAGTACTATACGGCAGCTTACGATAGCGCGATTTTTCGCTCAACTCTTAAAGAAAATTTGATCTTCTCGCAACACAACCTAGCCACCGATGGTTCCTTCAACGAATTCAATGTGATTCTATGTCGTAACGTCTTAATTTATTTCAACAATACCTTGCAGGATCGAGTCCACCAGCTCTTATACGAAAGCCTAGGGACATTTGGCATCTTAGGATTAGGTCAGCAAGAGACTCTAAGCCTGACAAAATACGAAGATCGTTATGAGGAGTTGGAAAGCCGTGAAAAGCTTTACCGACGGATTCAGTAG